One part of the Streptomyces nigra genome encodes these proteins:
- a CDS encoding adenylosuccinate synthase has protein sequence MPALVLLGAQWGDEGKGKATDLLGGSVDYVVRYQGGNNAGHTVVVGDQKYALHLLPSGILSPGCTPVIGNGVVVDPSVLLSELSGLNERGVDTSKLLLSGNAHIITPYNVTVDKVTERFLGKRKIGTTGRGIGPTYADKINRVGIRVQDLYDESILTQKVEAALDVKNQILTKLYNRRAIAVDQVVEELLDYAEKLRPYVADTVLVINEALENDKVVLFEGGQGTLLDIDHGTYPFVTSSNPTAGGACTGAGVGPTKISRVIGILKAYTTRVGAGPFPTELFDEDGEALRRIGGERGVTTGRDRRCGWFDAVIARYATRVNGLTDFFLTKLDVLTGWEQIPVCVAYEIDGRRVEELPYSQSDFHHAKPVYEMLPGWSEDISKAKSFSDLPKNAQAYVKALEEMSGAPISAIGVGPGRDETIEINSFL, from the coding sequence GTGCCCGCACTTGTGCTGCTCGGTGCTCAGTGGGGTGACGAAGGCAAGGGAAAGGCGACGGACCTGCTAGGCGGCTCCGTCGACTATGTGGTGCGCTACCAGGGCGGCAACAACGCCGGCCACACGGTAGTCGTGGGTGATCAGAAGTACGCCCTCCACCTGCTCCCTTCCGGAATCCTGTCTCCCGGCTGCACGCCGGTCATCGGCAACGGCGTCGTCGTCGACCCGTCGGTCCTGCTCTCCGAGCTGAGCGGTCTGAACGAGCGTGGCGTCGACACGTCCAAGCTCCTCCTCAGCGGAAACGCGCACATCATCACGCCGTACAACGTGACGGTGGACAAGGTGACCGAGCGCTTCCTCGGCAAGCGGAAGATCGGCACCACGGGCCGGGGCATCGGCCCGACCTACGCCGACAAGATCAACCGTGTCGGCATCCGCGTGCAGGACCTGTACGACGAGTCGATCCTCACCCAGAAGGTCGAGGCGGCGCTCGACGTCAAGAACCAGATCCTCACCAAGCTCTACAACCGGCGCGCGATCGCCGTCGACCAGGTCGTCGAGGAGCTGCTGGACTACGCGGAGAAGCTGCGCCCGTACGTCGCCGACACCGTCCTCGTCATCAACGAGGCGCTGGAGAACGACAAGGTCGTCCTGTTCGAGGGCGGGCAGGGCACCCTGCTGGACATCGACCACGGCACGTACCCCTTCGTGACCTCCAGCAACCCGACCGCGGGCGGCGCCTGCACCGGCGCCGGCGTGGGCCCGACGAAGATCAGCCGGGTCATCGGCATCCTCAAGGCGTACACGACCCGTGTCGGCGCCGGTCCGTTCCCGACCGAGTTGTTCGACGAGGACGGCGAGGCGCTGCGCCGGATCGGCGGCGAGCGGGGTGTCACCACCGGCCGTGACCGGCGCTGCGGCTGGTTCGACGCGGTGATCGCCCGCTACGCGACCCGGGTCAACGGCCTGACGGACTTCTTCCTCACCAAGCTCGACGTCCTCACCGGCTGGGAGCAGATCCCGGTCTGCGTGGCCTACGAGATCGACGGCAGGCGGGTCGAGGAACTGCCGTACTCGCAGTCCGACTTCCACCACGCCAAGCCGGTCTACGAGATGCTGCCCGGCTGGTCCGAGGACATCTCGAAGGCCAAGTCGTTCTCCGATCTGCCGAAGAACGCCCAGGCGTACGTCAAGGCGCTGGAGGAGATGTCCGGCGCCCCGATCTCCGCGATCGGCGTGGGCCCGGGCCGGGACGAGACCATCGAGATCAACTCGTTCCTGTAG
- a CDS encoding sensor histidine kinase, whose translation MSGVAGAAGMFGRAGAGRWRAADTALPRPSRWMWTADAVLALVLAVCTVSAALDQDAAVQVPRVGMGAPAVPPPFGPPDVLPVPSPDPGELFLAALTALPLVARRRCPLAAFWAVLGATLVFGQRTGATDATVYTFLSCVAAAYSAAVHSPRRVPALAGVVLGAVLMAVFHEEYFPYFTQSFVPFLVLLGVGLGANAIHTWQQRVRDLQEQQETATRLAVERERARIARELHDVVTHNVSVMVIQAGAARKVMDAAPHRAREALLAVEAGGRTAMAELRHVMGLLTMDGDAGPDPAADTGLAPQPGLDQLDVLVDRVRATGVPVELTVTGTPAPLAAGPGLAVYRVVQEALTNVVKHAAGARVNVFVGHTPQAVHVEVSNTGGTAATPAGPGGGRGLLGLRERLAVYGGTLEAGPGPTGGFRVRAVLPVREDRPAEGVS comes from the coding sequence ATGAGCGGGGTGGCCGGGGCAGCCGGGATGTTCGGACGGGCGGGTGCGGGGCGCTGGAGGGCCGCCGACACGGCCCTGCCACGGCCGTCGCGGTGGATGTGGACGGCCGACGCGGTCCTCGCGCTCGTCCTGGCCGTGTGCACGGTCAGCGCCGCGCTCGATCAGGACGCCGCCGTGCAGGTGCCGCGGGTCGGCATGGGGGCGCCGGCCGTCCCGCCGCCCTTCGGGCCGCCGGACGTCCTCCCGGTCCCCTCGCCCGACCCCGGGGAGCTGTTCCTCGCCGCGCTGACCGCACTGCCCCTGGTCGCCCGACGCCGTTGTCCGCTGGCGGCGTTCTGGGCGGTGCTCGGGGCGACCCTGGTGTTCGGCCAGCGCACCGGCGCGACGGACGCGACCGTGTACACCTTCCTGTCGTGCGTGGCCGCCGCGTACAGCGCCGCCGTGCACAGTCCGCGCCGTGTCCCGGCACTGGCCGGCGTCGTGCTCGGCGCGGTGCTCATGGCGGTGTTCCACGAGGAGTACTTCCCGTACTTCACCCAGAGCTTCGTGCCGTTCCTGGTGCTGCTCGGGGTGGGACTCGGCGCGAACGCGATCCACACCTGGCAGCAGCGCGTGAGGGACCTCCAGGAACAGCAGGAGACGGCCACCCGACTCGCGGTCGAACGCGAACGCGCGCGGATCGCACGGGAGTTGCACGACGTCGTCACCCACAATGTGAGCGTGATGGTGATCCAGGCGGGAGCAGCCCGGAAGGTGATGGACGCCGCGCCGCACCGCGCCCGCGAGGCGCTGCTGGCCGTCGAGGCGGGCGGGCGCACGGCGATGGCCGAACTGCGCCACGTGATGGGCCTGCTGACGATGGACGGCGACGCGGGCCCGGACCCGGCCGCCGACACGGGCCTCGCCCCGCAGCCGGGTCTCGACCAGCTCGACGTGCTCGTGGACCGCGTCCGCGCGACCGGCGTCCCCGTCGAGCTGACCGTCACCGGTACCCCGGCGCCGTTGGCCGCCGGCCCCGGTCTGGCCGTGTACCGGGTCGTGCAGGAGGCGCTGACGAACGTCGTCAAGCACGCCGCCGGGGCGCGGGTGAATGTGTTCGTCGGCCACACACCCCAGGCCGTGCACGTGGAAGTGTCCAACACCGGGGGCACGGCCGCGACCCCGGCCGGCCCCGGGGGCGGCCGGGGCCTGCTCGGCCTGCGGGAGCGGCTCGCCGTCTACGGCGGCACGCTGGAGGCGGGCCCAGGCCCGACGGGAGGCTTCCGGGTGCGCGCGGTCCTGCCCGTGCGGGAGGACCGGCCGGCCGAGGGGGTGTCGTGA
- a CDS encoding response regulator, translated as MTGAPRVVIADDQALVRTGFGMILTADGIDVVAEAADGEEAVAAVERTRPDLVLMDIRMPGLDGLEATRRILSGAITDPPRVLILTTYDLDRYVYAALIAGATGFLLKDVTPEHLVAAVRLASTGDGLLAPAVTRRLVERFVTQDTATAALHRDLAVLTPRERQVLQCLGTGLSNAELAARFALSEATVKTHVARILSKLRLRDRAQAVVVAYETGLVTPGGDTTGTAGGLHSQE; from the coding sequence GTGACCGGCGCCCCGCGTGTGGTGATCGCCGACGACCAGGCCCTGGTCCGCACCGGATTCGGGATGATCCTCACCGCCGACGGCATCGACGTGGTGGCCGAGGCGGCGGACGGCGAGGAGGCGGTCGCGGCGGTCGAGCGCACCCGCCCGGATCTCGTCCTCATGGACATCCGGATGCCGGGCCTCGACGGCCTGGAGGCCACCCGCCGCATCCTCTCCGGCGCGATCACCGACCCGCCCCGCGTCCTGATCCTCACCACCTACGACCTCGACCGCTACGTCTACGCCGCCCTCATCGCGGGCGCCACCGGCTTCCTCCTCAAGGACGTCACCCCCGAACACCTCGTGGCCGCCGTCCGGCTGGCGAGCACCGGCGACGGGCTGCTCGCCCCGGCCGTCACCCGCCGCCTGGTCGAACGTTTCGTCACACAGGACACGGCGACCGCCGCGCTCCATCGCGACCTGGCGGTCCTCACGCCGCGCGAACGTCAGGTCCTCCAGTGCCTGGGCACGGGTCTCAGCAACGCCGAACTCGCCGCCCGGTTCGCCCTGAGCGAGGCCACGGTGAAGACCCACGTCGCCCGCATCCTGTCCAAGCTCCGGCTGCGGGACCGCGCGCAGGCGGTGGTGGTGGCGTACGAGACGGGGCTGGTCACGCCGGGCGGGGACACGACAGGAACGGCCGGCGGCCTTCACTCGCAGGAGTGA
- a CDS encoding ABC transporter permease: MSALGKVVRAGVGRRWTQTVVLVLTTLVAVAASVVAAGVLTASRAPFEQAMAEWRGAHLAAQFDGGEVTERELAGTARASGVTAAAGPFRTLRLRPRTVSASDALPAGATLPALSVTGRADPGGPVDRLRLTAGRWVTGPGEIVLAGDEWPLRPGARLALPDAAGGPTLTVVGLARSVTGTADAWVTPAQAAALSPGSGAVTYEMLYRFRHAGTDARMSAARDAIAGAVPPDALTGTRSHLVVRQEQLANALAFVPFVAAFGVLGLILSVLIVGIVVSGAVGAATRRIGVLKSLGFTPAQVVRAYVAQALVPAALGCALGVALGNVLAWPVLGDLDDVYAGASVSVPWWVDVAAPAAALALVAVSALLPALRAGRLRTVEAISVGRAAAGVRGRTARRLTGRLPLPRPVGLGLAHPFARPARSLTTAAAVAVAAVTVTFAAGLALSLGAVQSHRLLDSTAPVVVTAGGGQGPPGAQVVRGPGRPEKPAADPAEVAAVLRAQEGTRRFYGTARAEVGAAGVAGRTVVTGYEGDASWAAPDLVAGTWLTGPGQAVVTRRFLDAAGIGLGDRLTLTEAGRRTTVRVVGEAFFTENDGMTVLTPAGTLTALGLDAGPTGFYVQPDPGVSEDAYLASLNKALDALGAYAHPGGDGSSDVIAAMDALIGTLTLLLVTVAGLGVFSTVVLDTRDRVHELGVHKSLGMTPRQVVGMVLTSVAGIGVVASAAGIPLGVAMHRRVTPLMGDAVGMDLPGAYLDVHTSPVLAVLLLGGVAVAVAGALVPAGRAARTDAAVALRTE, from the coding sequence GTGAGCGCCCTGGGCAAGGTGGTGCGGGCGGGCGTCGGGCGGCGGTGGACGCAGACCGTGGTGCTGGTGCTGACGACGCTCGTCGCGGTCGCCGCCTCGGTCGTGGCCGCCGGGGTGCTCACCGCGTCCCGCGCTCCCTTCGAGCAGGCGATGGCCGAGTGGCGCGGGGCCCATCTGGCCGCGCAGTTCGACGGCGGTGAGGTCACCGAGCGGGAACTCGCGGGCACGGCACGGGCGTCGGGGGTGACGGCCGCGGCCGGACCGTTCCGCACCCTGCGACTGCGTCCGCGCACGGTCTCGGCGTCCGACGCGCTGCCGGCCGGGGCGACCCTGCCCGCGCTGAGCGTGACCGGACGCGCGGACCCCGGGGGGCCGGTCGACCGGCTGCGGCTGACCGCGGGCCGCTGGGTCACCGGGCCCGGCGAGATCGTGCTGGCCGGGGACGAGTGGCCGTTGCGGCCGGGGGCCCGGCTGGCCCTCCCCGACGCGGCGGGCGGCCCGACGCTGACCGTGGTCGGCCTCGCCCGGTCGGTCACCGGCACCGCGGACGCCTGGGTGACCCCCGCTCAGGCCGCGGCTCTCTCCCCCGGGTCCGGCGCCGTCACGTACGAGATGCTGTACCGCTTCCGGCACGCCGGCACGGACGCGCGGATGTCCGCGGCGCGCGACGCGATCGCCGGCGCCGTGCCGCCGGACGCCCTGACCGGGACGCGGTCCCACCTCGTCGTCCGGCAGGAACAGCTCGCCAACGCGCTGGCGTTCGTGCCCTTCGTGGCCGCTTTCGGGGTGCTCGGTCTGATCCTGTCGGTGCTGATCGTCGGGATCGTCGTCAGCGGCGCGGTGGGTGCCGCCACCCGGCGCATCGGCGTCCTCAAGTCCCTCGGCTTCACCCCGGCCCAGGTGGTCCGGGCGTACGTCGCCCAGGCACTGGTCCCGGCCGCGCTGGGCTGCGCGCTGGGGGTGGCGCTCGGCAATGTGCTGGCGTGGCCGGTGCTCGGCGACCTCGACGACGTGTACGCCGGCGCGTCCGTGTCGGTGCCCTGGTGGGTCGACGTGGCGGCGCCCGCCGCCGCGCTCGCGCTGGTGGCGGTCTCCGCCCTCCTGCCCGCACTGCGCGCCGGCCGGCTGCGCACGGTGGAGGCGATCTCCGTGGGGCGGGCGGCGGCCGGCGTACGAGGGCGGACGGCCCGGCGGCTCACCGGGCGGCTGCCGTTGCCGCGTCCGGTCGGGCTCGGTCTGGCGCACCCGTTCGCCCGCCCGGCCCGCTCGCTGACGACGGCCGCCGCGGTGGCCGTCGCGGCGGTCACGGTCACCTTCGCGGCCGGGTTGGCGCTGAGCCTCGGTGCCGTGCAGTCGCACCGGCTGCTCGACTCCACCGCCCCGGTCGTCGTCACCGCCGGAGGCGGGCAGGGGCCGCCCGGCGCGCAGGTCGTCCGGGGTCCCGGCCGGCCGGAGAAGCCGGCCGCCGACCCGGCCGAGGTCGCCGCCGTCCTGCGTGCCCAGGAGGGGACCCGCCGCTTCTACGGCACCGCGCGGGCGGAGGTGGGCGCGGCCGGTGTCGCCGGCCGGACCGTCGTGACCGGGTACGAGGGCGACGCTTCCTGGGCCGCTCCCGACCTGGTCGCGGGTACCTGGCTGACCGGGCCCGGCCAGGCGGTGGTCACACGGCGCTTCCTCGACGCCGCCGGGATCGGGCTCGGCGACCGCCTGACCCTGACGGAGGCCGGGCGCCGCACCACCGTCCGGGTCGTCGGGGAGGCGTTCTTCACCGAGAACGACGGCATGACCGTGCTGACCCCGGCCGGCACCCTGACGGCCCTGGGCCTGGACGCCGGGCCGACCGGCTTCTACGTCCAGCCGGACCCGGGAGTCTCCGAGGACGCCTACCTGGCCTCCCTGAACAAGGCCCTGGACGCCCTCGGGGCGTACGCCCACCCGGGCGGCGACGGCTCCTCCGACGTGATCGCGGCCATGGACGCGCTGATCGGCACGCTCACCCTGCTGCTGGTGACGGTCGCGGGCCTGGGGGTGTTCAGCACGGTCGTCCTCGACACCCGCGACCGCGTCCACGAACTCGGCGTCCACAAGTCGCTGGGCATGACGCCCCGTCAAGTCGTCGGCATGGTCCTCACGTCGGTCGCCGGTATCGGCGTGGTCGCCTCGGCCGCGGGAATCCCGCTCGGTGTCGCCATGCACCGGCGGGTGACGCCGCTGATGGGCGACGCGGTGGGGATGGACCTGCCCGGCGCGTATCTCGACGTCCACACCTCACCGGTCCTGGCCGTGCTCCTGCTGGGCGGTGTGGCGGTCGCGGTGGCGGGCGCCCTGGTCCCGGCGGGCCGGGCCGCCCGGACGGACGCGGCCGTGGCACTGCGTACCGAGTGA
- a CDS encoding glycosyltransferase: protein MVAPAYNERDRLDHTLDTVVAHLDAPDGRWDGWEIVVVDDGSTDGTAGLVTAREDPGPGSPGCSSWPRSRTPRRCGRPYANWWARPADGWTEYGYGTCTGRDVRERHCLSFPDHRATPLPRCATVV from the coding sequence GTGGTGGCCCCCGCCTACAACGAGCGGGACCGGCTCGACCACACCCTCGACACCGTCGTCGCGCACCTCGACGCCCCGGACGGCCGGTGGGACGGCTGGGAGATCGTCGTCGTGGACGACGGGTCCACCGACGGCACCGCCGGACTCGTCACCGCCCGCGAGGACCCCGGACCCGGCTCGCCGGGGTGCTCGTCCTGGCCCCGCAGCCGCACGCCGAGGCGCTGCGGGAGACCGTACGCAAACTGGTGGGCTCGCCCGGCAGATGGGTGGACGGAGTATGGGTATGGGACCTGCACGGGCCGGGACGTCCGTGAGCGGCACTGTCTATCCTTCCCTGACCACCGTGCTACGCCTTTGCCACGTTGTGCGACCGTTGTGTGA